In the Helianthus annuus cultivar XRQ/B chromosome 11, HanXRQr2.0-SUNRISE, whole genome shotgun sequence genome, one interval contains:
- the LOC110891569 gene encoding E3 ubiquitin-protein ligase ATL4-like has translation MAIIIIFNIFLTLLLTLRIVLTLLKYIVSNLFRYGGVASGLHEEHVCLVDLPIIRFQDLQYIRQRSVDGMCFICSNDYNGDEVVTQLSRCGHAFHSDCIGKLLREKETWCPYCQTPVFSGLSHVALKSF, from the coding sequence ATGGCgataatcatcatcttcaacattttTCTTACGCTTTTGCTAACCCTTCGCATAGTGCTCACTTTGCTAAAATATATCGTCTCCAACTTGTTTCGATACGGTGGAGTCGCTTCGGGTCTTCACGAAGAACATGTATGCTTGGTTGATCTTCCGATTATTCGGTTCCAAGATTTGCAATACATCCGGCAGAGATCTGTGGACGGGATGTGCTTCATCTGTTCCAATGATTACAACGGTGATGAGGTGGTTACTCAGCTCAGCCGGTGTGGTCACGCCTTCCACTCTGACTGTATCGGAAAACTCCTTCGCGAGAAGGAGACCTGGTGTCCGTATTGCCAGACACCAGTGTTCTCCGGGCTTTCACATGTGGCTTTGAAGAGTTTTTGA
- the LOC110891592 gene encoding UDP-glycosyltransferase 87A2 — protein MAECFSHHVVAIPYPGRGHINSMMNLCKLIALRRPSDVLITVVVTEEWLGFIESEPKPPNIRFATIPNVIPSEKNRAADLPGFIKAAQTKMEDPAEQLLRGMKVPISVLLYDCFLYWVLNVGERLNIRVASLSTISATVFSMFYHYHLLVENGHVGDKFSGEIVDYIPGVPHIRVADLVTSFNGLKGKELTQLVMKAILMCAKAQFLIFASVYELEAQVIDAFRSDLSMPVYAIGPTIPCYNLNDVENDENTPDYVRWLDLQPEGSVLYISQGSFLSVTNAQLDEIVAGVHDSGVRYMWIAREETSRFKQENDEKGLVRPWCDQLRVLRHGSIGAFWTHCGWNSTKESAFCGKPMITFPIFVDQVPNSKMVVDDWKIGRRVTIDEGVLVTREEISKLISSVMDLESETGKEMRKRAKEVEKICRQATGEGGSAQIDLDSFIRDISIEP, from the exons ATGGCGGAGTGTTTCAGCCACCATGTGGTGGCGATACCGTACCCTGGCAGAGGCCACATTAACTCTATGATGAACCTATGCAAGCTCATTGCTCTACGCAGACCTTCAGACGTGTTAATCACGGTTGTTGTCACCGAAGAATGGCTCGGGTTCATCGAAAGCGAACCTAAACCGCCTAACATTAGGTTCGCCACCATCCCCAATGTTATCCCGTCGGAGAAGAACCGAGCGGCTGACTTACCAGGATTTATAAAAGCCGCACAAACGAAAATGGAAGATCCCGCGGAGCAGTTGCTCCGCGGGATGAAAGTACCAATAAGTGTACTATTATATGATTGTTTCCTATATTGGGTATTAAATGTCGGCGAAAGGTTGAATATTCGTGTGGCGAGTTTGAGCACGATTTCGGCTACGGTGTTCTCCATGTTTTATCATTACCATCTTCTCGTCGAAAACGGGCACGTTGGTGATAAATTCTCCGGCGAGATCGTAGATTACATACCCGGAGTTCCTCATATTCGCGTGGCGGATCTTGTAACTTCCTTCAATGGATTGAAGGGAAAGGAATTAACACAACTAGTTATGAAAGCCATTTTGATGTGTGCAAAAGCTCAGTTTCTTATTTTTGCATCGGTTTACGAGCTCGAAGCGCAAGTCATCGATGCCTTCAGGTCGGATCTTTCCATGCCCGTTTATGCTATCGGCCCCACAATTCCTTGCTACAATTTGAATGACGTAGAAaatgacgaaaatacccctgactacGTCAGATGGTTAGACCTTCAACCCGAGGGTTCAGTGTTGTACATTTCACAAGGAAGTTTTCTCTCGGTGACAAATGCGCAACTGGATGAAATTGTGGCGGGTGTGCACGATAGTGGAGTGCGATACATGTGGATTGCACGTGAGGAAACATCGCGCTTTAAGCAAGAAAATGACGAAAAAGGGCTC GTCCGCCCCTGGTGTGATCAATTGAGAGTGTTGCGCCATGGTTCGATAGGGGCATTTTGGACACATTGTGGTTGGAATTCAACGAAAGAAAGTGCTTTTTGCGGAAAGCCTATGATCACATTTCCGATATTTGTGGATCAAGTTCCGAATAGTAAGATGGTAGTTGACGATTGGAAAATTGGAAGGAGGGTGACGATCGATGAGGGTGTTTTGGTCACTCGAGAAGAAATTTCGAAGCTCATAAGTAGTGTTATGGATCTGGAAAGCGAAACGGGGAAAGAGATGAGAAAACGAGCAAAAGAAGTCGAAAAGATTTGTCGACAAGCAACAGGAGAAGGAGGTTCTGCTCAAATAGACCTCGACTCTTTCATACGCGATATTTCAATAGAGCCTTAG
- the LOC110891570 gene encoding E3 ubiquitin-protein ligase RHA1B-like yields the protein MAIIFIIGITLFLTLRIKSELLTLLKHSISYLFRYAGVDSDLHDKQLWLVDLPIIRFEDLQSLRQRHVDRMCFICSKDYNGDDVVCLLSRCGDVFHAECVGKLLHGKENSCPYCRTPVFSGLSQVPFSVL from the coding sequence ATggcgatcatcttcatcatcggtATCACTCTCTTCTTAACTCTTCGCATCAAGAGTGAACTGCTCACTCTACTAAAACACTCCATCTCCTACTTGTTTCGATACGCCGGAGTTGATTCTGATCTCCATGACAAGCAGTTATGGTTGGTTGATCTTCCAATCATTCGGTTCGAAGATCTGCAAAGCCTACGCCAGAGACATGTGGACCGGATGTGCTTCATCTGTTCAAAAGATTACAATGGTGATGATGTTGTCTGTCTGCTCAGCCGGTGTGGTGACGTCTTCCACGCCGAATGTGTTGGAAAACTGCTTCATGGAAAGGAGAATTCATGCCCGTATTGCCGGACTCCGGTGTTCTCCGGGCTTTCGCAGGTGCCGTTTAGTGTTTTGTGA
- the LOC110889118 gene encoding SEC12-like protein 2 isoform X2 — protein sequence MGENCKRYGVPFYGASFVPHNALKSSDTDAKKEDEDSGNRPNYVIFAGGGGEGRSGIPNALVISLFDSASNSLSDQPVEKLETGDDLPYRMAVHPGGEGVICSLPKSCRWFEWDTITSDDTIELSLKPSEKVFDELEDIGQQLAVTFSQDGSLLAVGGEDGTLRVFKWPSMALVLDAPNAHTSVKNLDFSPDGKYLVSVGSGPGRVWDISSSIAKASLSKENDEVFGFCKFSLDGESDPFLYVTAMRDRGGSIVKWNTTTWKRISSKHVVRDPISAFNVSYDGKLLAIGTIEGDVLILNSSSMKVQTVIKKAHLGVVTSLAFSNDSRALASASLDASARVTIIEETTKNGVNVWIILFIMLLAAVLYYAKAKGHFL from the exons ATGGGGGAGAATTGTAAGAGGTATGGTGTTCCATTCTACGGTGCTTCTTTCGTACCACATAATGCACTCAAATCGTCTGACACAGATGCCAAGAAAGAAGACGAAGACTCCGGTAACCGACCAAACTATGTGATTTTTGCGGGTGGCGGTGGTGAAGGTCGAAGCGGCATCCCTAATGCTCTAGTCATCTCACTTTTCGATTCGGCCTCTAATTCCCTTTCAGATCAGCCT GTGGAGAAACTTGAAACTGGTGATGATCTACCCTATAGAATGGCTGTTCATCCTGGTGGAGAAGGCGTAATTTGTTCGTTGCCAAAAAGTTGCAG ATGGTTTGAATGGGATACAATCACGAGTGATGATACCATCGAATTGAGTCTAAAGCCGTCTGAGAAAGTGTTTGACGAATTGGAAGATATTGGTCAACAATTAGCGGTTACCTTTAGTCAGGATGGTTCTCTACTTGCCGTTGGTGGTGAG GATGGTACATTGAGGGTGTTCAAGTGGCCTAGCATGGCATTAGTCCTTGATGCGCCTAATGCTCATACATCTGTGAAGAATTTAGATTTCAG TCCTGACGGAAAATATCTTGTGTCGGTTGGAAGTGGCCCTGGTAGGGTTTGGGATATCTCATCGTCAATAGCCAAAGCTTCTTTATCAAAAGAAAAT GATGAAGTTTTTGGATTTTGCAAATTTTCACTTGATGGAGAGAGTGATCCGTTTCTCTATGTCACTGCAATGCGAG ATCGAGGTGGAAGTATTGTGAAGTGGAACACCACAACATGGAAGCGGATAAGCTCAAAGCATGTTGTGCGGGACCCGATCTCTGCCTTCAATGTATCATACGACGGGAAGCTCCTTGCCAT TGGTACGATCGAAGGGGATGTATTAATTTTGAATTCAAGTAGCATGAAGGTACAGACCGTCATTAAGAAAGCACATCTCGGAGTTGTAACATCACTTGCATTCTCTAACGattcaag GGCTTTGGCTTCGGCATCTTTAGATGCAAGTGCAAGAGTGACAATAATAGAAGAAACTACCAAAAACG GAGTGAATGTATGGATCATACTGTTCATCATGTTACTTGCAGCCGTTTTATATTATGCCAAAGCGAAAGGGCATTTTCTATAA
- the LOC110889117 gene encoding protein DOWNSTREAM OF FLC, whose translation MARVLLILALCVLLPALISAARPMSRPFRLQGKVYCDTCRAGFETSATTYIPRAKVRVECKDKEQKVLYTMEGTTDSTGTYHILVNEDHGEETCDVVLVSSPLGDCKTADPGRDRARVVLTSYNGIASDKRFANALGFMKDDILSGCTTLLQSLMEEED comes from the exons ATGGCGAGAGTGTTGCTGATACTAGCTCTATGTGTGCTACTTCCGGCACTGATCTCCGCTGCTCGTCCGATGTCACGGCCGTTCCGTTTGCAAGGCAAAGTTTACTGCGATACTTGCCGTGCCGGTTTCGAGACCTCCGCCACCACTTACATTCCAC GTGCTAAGGTTAGGGTGGAATGCAAGGACAAAGAACAAAAAGTCCTCTATACCATGGAGGGAACAACCGACTCGACCGGAACATACCACATTCTAGTCAACGAGGATCACGGAGAAGAAACATGTGACGTTGTCCTAGTCAGCAGCCCGTTGGGCGACTGCAAGACAGCTGACCCGGGTCGCGACAGGGCCCGCGTGGTGCTCACGAGCTACAATGGCATTGCATCGGACAAACGTTTTGCCAACGCTCTAGGGTTCATGAAGGATGATATCTTGTCTGGTTGCACCACACTTTTACAATCACTCATGGAAGAAGAGGACTAG
- the LOC110891568 gene encoding uncharacterized protein LOC110891568, translating into MHPFNRGFIPPRSSADPNQSGNPTRPVSPVPTRPNPFGSGFLDYNQQSPGFMNLLNQPLSWDPNLYGWNPNQNTDGMGSSQAFGSAQAFGSPLHEPDVVPETQPEVAETQKGKGKGKRPHKKKVETTTRAKKNVITWEPEEEYALTRAFIDVSEDPVISNNQSKTVFWNRIRELFFDLMGKGDEYRLPDSISGKWTDINKKCTNFQTMYQRLFSGWKSGSNDEDITQAALVEYTEANGHFPYMRCWQILRHSPKWATVSTPSGRSGNTRPSKRSKTNESGAETPTSDARNTDLNEDIPDDEPVEELPRPPGRRSRAKKPESSSMSMGTDMSNAFSEINKRLQDIHELGTKRIEENREVTEIMRDRQWAHDFEFYSKPHDHLTGKALKMALAQKERIEKKYNL; encoded by the exons ATGCATCCATTCAACCGTGGCTTCATTCCTCCCCGATCAAGTGCGGACCCAAACCAAAGTGGTAATCCTACTCGCCCCGTGTCGCCGGTTCCCACTAGACCCAACCCTTTCGGCTCCGGTTTTCTCGATTACAATCAACAAAGTCCCGGGTTCATGAATCTTTTGAACCAACCGCTATCATGGGACCCTAATCTCTACGGGTGGAACCCGAATCAAAACACCGATGGAATGGGGTCGTCTCAAGCGTTTGGGTCGGCTCAAGCTTTCGGCTCCCCACTACACGAACCCGATGTTGTTCCGGAAACACAACCCGAGGTAGCGGAGAcgcaaaaaggaaaaggaaaaggaaagcgGCCACATAAAAAGAAAGTGGAAACCACCACCCGAGCGAAAAAAAATGTGATAACGTGGGAGCCCGAAGAGGAGTATGCGTTAACCCGCGCTTTCATCGATGTTTCGGAGGACCCggttatat cAAATAATCAAAGTAAAACCGTTTTTTGGAACCGAATACGAGAACTTTTTTTCGATCTCATGGGTAAAGGAGACGAATACCGCCTACCGGACTCTATATCGGGGAAGTGGACCGATATAAACAAGAAatgcacaaactttcaaaccatGTACCAACGCTTGTTTTCCGGATGGAAAAGTGGAAGTAACGATGAAGACATTACGCAAGCGGCATTGGTCGAGTATACGGAGGCTAATGGCCATTTCCCGTACATGAGGTGTTGGCAAATCCTTCGCCATAGCCCCAAATGGGCCACCGTATCTACTCCGAGTGGTCGTTCGGGAAATACACGGCCATCAAAGAGGTCCAAAACAAACGAGTCGGGTGCCGAAACGCCAACCTCCGACGCTCGAAACACCGACTTGAACGAGGATATTCCGGATGACGAGCCGGTGGAGGAGCTACCAAGACCGCCCGGAAGAAGAAGCCGGGCGAAAAAACCCGAGTCGTCGTCGATGTCTATGGGAACGGATATGAGTAACGCATTTTCGGAGATAAACAAGCGACTTCAAGACATACACGAACTCGGTACTAAACGTATCGAGGAGAACCGCGAAGTTACGGAGATTATGCGGGATAGACAATGGGCTCATGACTTTGAGTTCTACTCGAAACCGCATGACCACTTAACGGGAAAAGCTTTGAAAATGGCGTTGGCACAAAAGGAGcggattgaaaaaaaatataacctttga
- the LOC110889118 gene encoding SEC12-like protein 2 isoform X1 codes for MMTRLITHVVVRDVGTWLVMGENCKRYGVPFYGASFVPHNALKSSDTDAKKEDEDSGNRPNYVIFAGGGGEGRSGIPNALVISLFDSASNSLSDQPVEKLETGDDLPYRMAVHPGGEGVICSLPKSCRWFEWDTITSDDTIELSLKPSEKVFDELEDIGQQLAVTFSQDGSLLAVGGEDGTLRVFKWPSMALVLDAPNAHTSVKNLDFSPDGKYLVSVGSGPGRVWDISSSIAKASLSKENDEVFGFCKFSLDGESDPFLYVTAMRDRGGSIVKWNTTTWKRISSKHVVRDPISAFNVSYDGKLLAIGTIEGDVLILNSSSMKVQTVIKKAHLGVVTSLAFSNDSRALASASLDASARVTIIEETTKNGVNVWIILFIMLLAAVLYYAKAKGHFL; via the exons atgatgACAAgattaatcacgcacgttgtcgtacgtgat GTTGGAACTTGGTTAGTAATGGGGGAGAATTGTAAGAGGTATGGTGTTCCATTCTACGGTGCTTCTTTCGTACCACATAATGCACTCAAATCGTCTGACACAGATGCCAAGAAAGAAGACGAAGACTCCGGTAACCGACCAAACTATGTGATTTTTGCGGGTGGCGGTGGTGAAGGTCGAAGCGGCATCCCTAATGCTCTAGTCATCTCACTTTTCGATTCGGCCTCTAATTCCCTTTCAGATCAGCCT GTGGAGAAACTTGAAACTGGTGATGATCTACCCTATAGAATGGCTGTTCATCCTGGTGGAGAAGGCGTAATTTGTTCGTTGCCAAAAAGTTGCAG ATGGTTTGAATGGGATACAATCACGAGTGATGATACCATCGAATTGAGTCTAAAGCCGTCTGAGAAAGTGTTTGACGAATTGGAAGATATTGGTCAACAATTAGCGGTTACCTTTAGTCAGGATGGTTCTCTACTTGCCGTTGGTGGTGAG GATGGTACATTGAGGGTGTTCAAGTGGCCTAGCATGGCATTAGTCCTTGATGCGCCTAATGCTCATACATCTGTGAAGAATTTAGATTTCAG TCCTGACGGAAAATATCTTGTGTCGGTTGGAAGTGGCCCTGGTAGGGTTTGGGATATCTCATCGTCAATAGCCAAAGCTTCTTTATCAAAAGAAAAT GATGAAGTTTTTGGATTTTGCAAATTTTCACTTGATGGAGAGAGTGATCCGTTTCTCTATGTCACTGCAATGCGAG ATCGAGGTGGAAGTATTGTGAAGTGGAACACCACAACATGGAAGCGGATAAGCTCAAAGCATGTTGTGCGGGACCCGATCTCTGCCTTCAATGTATCATACGACGGGAAGCTCCTTGCCAT TGGTACGATCGAAGGGGATGTATTAATTTTGAATTCAAGTAGCATGAAGGTACAGACCGTCATTAAGAAAGCACATCTCGGAGTTGTAACATCACTTGCATTCTCTAACGattcaag GGCTTTGGCTTCGGCATCTTTAGATGCAAGTGCAAGAGTGACAATAATAGAAGAAACTACCAAAAACG GAGTGAATGTATGGATCATACTGTTCATCATGTTACTTGCAGCCGTTTTATATTATGCCAAAGCGAAAGGGCATTTTCTATAA